AAATTTTTAAAAAAGAGGTGTAACAATGATAAAGAAGATAATGGCAGTTGGTGCTGGTCAGATGGGATCTGGGATAGCTCAAGTCTGTGCTCAGTCCGGTTATGATGTTTTACTTTATGATATTGATGAGAAATTCACAAAAGGGGCAATTCAAAAAATAGATGCTTTCTTATCTAAAGGAGTTGCAAAAAGCAAATTAACTGAAGAAGAGAAAAATAAAGCACTTAGCAAAAT
This DNA window, taken from Actinomycetota bacterium, encodes the following:
- a CDS encoding 3-hydroxybutyryl-CoA dehydrogenase (converts (S)-3-hydroxybutanoyl-CoA to 3-acetoacetyl-CoA), with the protein product MIKKIMAVGAGQMGSGIAQVCAQSGYDVLLYDIDEKFTKGAIQKIDAFLSKGVAKSKLTEEEKNKALSK